In Roseofilum capinflatum BLCC-M114, the following proteins share a genomic window:
- the pheS gene encoding phenylalanine--tRNA ligase subunit alpha, translating to MLTDLEQQLADLKQAAVEAIASCEDLQKLEELRVTYLGKKGQLPKVLGGMGKLDPGDRPRIGAVANEVKTALFAAIEGKKSALQQAEIEAKLEAETLDVTMPGVYRPQGRTHPLNSTFDRAIDIFVGLGYTIAAGPEMETDYYNFEALNTPPDHPARDMQDTFYLPDGNLLRTHTSSVQIRYMEKNDPPIRIVAPGRCYRRDTVDATHAAVFHQMELLAVDEGLTFTDLKGTVKEFLTQMFGEVDIRFRASYFPFTEPSAEVDVQWNGKWLEVLGCGMVDPNVLKAVGYDPEIYTGFAAGFGIERFAMVLHQIDDIRRFYSSDLRFLRQF from the coding sequence ATGTTGACTGACCTTGAACAACAATTAGCTGACCTCAAACAAGCCGCAGTGGAGGCGATCGCCTCTTGCGAGGATCTCCAGAAGCTTGAGGAACTGCGGGTGACTTATCTGGGCAAAAAAGGTCAGTTACCTAAAGTATTGGGCGGAATGGGGAAATTAGACCCCGGCGATCGCCCCCGCATCGGTGCAGTCGCGAACGAGGTAAAGACGGCCCTGTTTGCGGCGATCGAGGGCAAAAAGAGCGCCTTACAACAGGCGGAAATTGAAGCCAAACTTGAAGCCGAAACTCTGGATGTGACTATGCCTGGGGTCTATCGTCCCCAAGGACGCACTCATCCGTTGAATAGTACGTTTGATCGGGCGATCGATATCTTTGTCGGCCTCGGCTATACCATTGCCGCCGGCCCAGAAATGGAAACCGACTACTATAATTTTGAAGCCCTCAATACTCCCCCCGACCATCCCGCTAGAGATATGCAAGATACTTTCTATCTCCCCGATGGTAATCTCCTCCGCACCCATACCTCCTCAGTGCAAATTCGCTACATGGAGAAGAATGACCCCCCCATCCGCATTGTGGCTCCCGGACGCTGCTATCGTCGCGATACTGTCGATGCTACCCATGCGGCGGTTTTCCACCAAATGGAGTTGCTGGCAGTGGATGAAGGTCTCACGTTTACAGACTTGAAAGGCACAGTTAAAGAATTTCTCACCCAAATGTTTGGGGAGGTGGATATCCGCTTTCGAGCCAGTTATTTCCCCTTTACGGAACCCTCCGCAGAAGTGGATGTGCAATGGAATGGCAAATGGTTGGAGGTCTTAGGCTGCGGCATGGTAGACCCGAATGTATTAAAAGCGGTAGGCTACGATCCAGAAATTTATACCGGGTTTGCGGCGGGGTTTGGGATTGAACGCTTTGCCATGGTATTGCATCAAATTGACGATATTCGCCGATTTTACAGCAGCGATCTGAGGTTTTTACGCCAGTTTTAA
- a CDS encoding ABC transporter ATP-binding protein, with the protein MTPAILIQNLKKRYGNIDAVKDVSLDVQPGEIFGLLGPNGAGKTTTLRCLCTLSTPDGGTVEVAGISVVDYPKATRQLLGYVAQEVALDKVLTGRELLNLQASLYHIPRKEIGDRVQEMINRLGIQEYADQKTGTYSGGIRKRLDLAAGLLHQPKVLVLDEPTVGLDIESRVVVWDFLRELRASGTTVLITSHYLEEVDVLADRVAIIDQGKVIACGTPSDLKTEVGGDRITLRIREFCPPDEAEQAKSLLQALPSVQEVIINSAQGNSLNLVVNSDPTATQSTVLIDVQHALNQAGLPVFSIAQSRPSLDDVYLAATGRTLMDAELAAAGTRDLKKERKQNMR; encoded by the coding sequence ATGACTCCAGCGATTCTGATTCAAAATCTCAAAAAACGGTATGGCAACATTGATGCGGTGAAAGATGTATCCCTAGATGTTCAACCGGGGGAAATCTTCGGTTTACTAGGGCCCAATGGAGCCGGAAAAACAACGACTTTGCGGTGTTTATGTACACTTAGCACTCCCGATGGTGGAACAGTGGAAGTGGCGGGAATTTCGGTGGTCGATTATCCGAAAGCCACGCGACAACTCTTAGGGTATGTAGCCCAGGAAGTGGCTCTAGATAAGGTGTTAACGGGTCGAGAATTATTGAACCTGCAAGCTTCTCTCTATCATATTCCTCGGAAGGAAATTGGCGATCGCGTCCAAGAGATGATTAACCGCTTGGGTATTCAAGAGTACGCCGATCAGAAAACGGGAACCTATTCGGGGGGAATTCGCAAACGTTTAGATTTGGCGGCCGGACTGTTGCACCAACCCAAGGTATTGGTGTTAGATGAACCCACTGTGGGCTTAGATATTGAAAGTCGGGTGGTGGTGTGGGACTTCCTGCGGGAGCTGCGAGCGTCGGGAACGACGGTTTTAATCACCAGCCATTACCTGGAAGAAGTGGATGTTTTAGCCGATCGCGTGGCGATTATTGACCAAGGTAAGGTGATTGCTTGCGGAACTCCTTCAGACCTGAAAACCGAAGTAGGGGGCGATCGCATTACCCTGCGAATTCGGGAATTTTGCCCCCCCGATGAAGCCGAACAAGCCAAAAGCCTCCTGCAAGCATTACCCAGCGTTCAAGAGGTGATTATCAACAGCGCTCAGGGCAATTCCTTGAACTTAGTGGTCAACAGCGATCCGACGGCTACCCAATCCACCGTATTAATTGACGTGCAACACGCCTTAAATCAAGCGGGATTACCTGTCTTTAGTATTGCCCAATCTCGACCCAGTTTAGATGATGTTTACCTCGCGGCGACCGGACGCACCCTCATGGATGCGGAACTGGCCGCAGCAGGTACGCGCGATTTGAAGAAAGAACGCAAACAAAATATGCGTTAA
- a CDS encoding sulfotransferase family protein: MPEEISEKTPWKYRVWNIGLPRTGTTTFCEAVRILGYERVKHNPRFEDLGELDAASDIGCVIYYKYLDYKYPNSKFVLYYRDLDSWLASAEFIYTKYPATTVDIAILRRMLVYESVTFDRQKFITAYYRYHEDVHRYFQNRPNDLLRLDITQGEGWEKLCPFLELPIPDVPFPHLNKRTDVYPEPKV; encoded by the coding sequence ATGCCAGAAGAAATATCTGAGAAAACCCCTTGGAAATACCGAGTCTGGAATATTGGTTTACCTCGTACAGGTACAACCACATTTTGTGAAGCGGTACGAATTTTAGGGTATGAGCGGGTTAAGCATAATCCTCGCTTTGAGGACTTAGGCGAACTTGATGCAGCATCGGATATTGGATGTGTAATTTATTATAAATATTTGGATTACAAATATCCTAACTCTAAGTTCGTTTTATACTATCGAGACTTAGATTCCTGGTTAGCATCGGCGGAATTTATCTACACCAAATATCCCGCCACAACCGTTGATATTGCGATTTTACGACGGATGTTAGTGTATGAGTCTGTTACGTTTGATCGGCAAAAATTCATTACGGCTTACTATCGATATCATGAAGATGTCCATCGTTACTTTCAAAACCGTCCGAACGATCTACTCAGACTCGATATTACCCAGGGAGAAGGCTGGGAAAAACTCTGTCCTTTTCTAGAACTTCCGATTCCTGACGTTCCTTTCCCTCATCTCAACAAACGAACGGATGTTTACCCCGAACCCAAAGTTTAA
- a CDS encoding sulfotransferase family protein — protein MEVNPDNERQVQRGASKVFGIGLTRTGTKSLTYALYRLGMRTVHFPDDPTTLQELMSGTYNFSVLSQWDGITDITVSAYYPHLDRLYPNSKFILTVRNKQEWLDSLEPYWRERAAFSDSPVESPEREVQMKLRRFLRATVYGCYDFNRDRLSYVYDLHYQNVVNYFRDRPQSLLILDICGGEGWEKLCTFFNQPLISEPFPKVLQEKIVKDLVDYPSPIPPPRVMSAIAEPTA, from the coding sequence ATGGAAGTGAACCCGGACAACGAGCGTCAAGTTCAGCGAGGAGCATCGAAAGTATTCGGCATTGGATTGACTCGTACAGGAACCAAAAGTCTCACGTATGCTCTCTATCGGTTGGGGATGCGTACTGTTCATTTTCCTGACGATCCAACCACTTTACAGGAGTTAATGTCTGGAACTTATAATTTTTCTGTGCTTTCTCAATGGGATGGGATTACGGATATTACGGTGTCAGCTTATTATCCCCATCTCGATCGCCTCTATCCCAACAGTAAGTTTATCCTCACGGTTCGCAACAAGCAAGAGTGGCTAGACTCTCTAGAACCCTATTGGCGAGAGCGGGCTGCCTTTAGTGACTCACCGGTTGAATCTCCTGAACGGGAGGTGCAGATGAAACTGAGACGATTTTTAAGAGCCACGGTTTATGGCTGCTATGACTTCAACCGCGATCGCCTCTCCTATGTTTACGATCTACACTATCAAAATGTGGTGAACTATTTTCGCGATCGCCCCCAATCCCTACTCATCTTAGATATCTGCGGTGGAGAAGGATGGGAGAAACTCTGTACCTTTTTCAATCAACCTCTCATTTCTGAACCGTTTCCTAAAGTTCTGCAAGAGAAAATCGTCAAAGATTTGGTCGATTATCCCTCCCCAATTCCTCCACCCAGAGTCATGTCCGCCATAGCAGAACCCACGGCTTGA
- a CDS encoding CAAD domain-containing protein, which produces MQSKEPEKTPTPAPTPTPAPVSAPAPTPKAELIESPASSPVMSSSSGQDTVNQVLTILSRLTDYVGEFFVTYQKPLINVALVITALVAVYLTLAVLDAVNHIPLLGFILAPLFELVGIIYAAWFVWRYMLKASTRQELYKDISGLTSQVTGGQKADS; this is translated from the coding sequence ATGCAAAGTAAAGAACCTGAAAAAACTCCAACTCCAGCTCCGACTCCCACCCCAGCTCCGGTATCGGCCCCTGCTCCGACTCCTAAAGCTGAGTTGATCGAGTCTCCTGCGTCCTCTCCGGTGATGTCTTCTTCCTCTGGACAAGACACCGTTAACCAAGTGCTGACGATTCTCTCTCGGTTAACGGACTATGTAGGTGAATTTTTTGTTACCTATCAAAAACCCTTAATCAACGTAGCCCTAGTCATCACTGCTTTGGTCGCTGTTTACCTCACCTTGGCAGTCTTGGATGCGGTGAATCATATCCCCCTTCTGGGCTTTATCCTTGCCCCTCTGTTTGAATTGGTGGGAATTATCTATGCTGCTTGGTTTGTTTGGCGCTATATGCTCAAAGCCTCGACTCGTCAAGAACTCTACAAAGATATTTCCGGTTTAACCTCTCAGGTAACGGGGGGGCAAAAAGCCGATTCATAA
- a CDS encoding ABC transporter permease: MTVTSPQSNLDLDLTTLKERSQFSLGELIQETLALTQRLFIQLQRRPATLIAGVIQPLMWLVLFGALFQNAPEGFLGDRLNYGQFLGAGVIVFTAFSGALNAGLPVMFDREFGFLNRLLVAPLSSRYSIVLASAIYIVTLALIQTAAIMIAGIFLGAGFPSLPGLALITLIILLLVLGVTGVSLGLSFALPGHIELIAVIFVVNLPLLFASSALAPLSFMPQWLQIVSSLNPLSYAIEPIRYLYTHSDWGLGSMVMAAPWGDISLGGCLVVLLIVDAIALLGIQPLLRRRLS; encoded by the coding sequence ATGACTGTTACATCCCCTCAATCGAATCTTGACTTGGATCTAACGACCCTGAAAGAACGTTCCCAATTCTCCTTGGGCGAACTGATACAAGAAACCCTAGCTCTGACTCAGCGCCTGTTTATCCAACTCCAGCGCCGTCCGGCAACCCTAATTGCTGGGGTGATTCAGCCTCTGATGTGGTTAGTCCTCTTTGGGGCGCTATTTCAAAATGCTCCCGAAGGATTTTTAGGCGATCGCCTCAACTATGGGCAATTCCTAGGCGCAGGAGTGATCGTCTTTACCGCCTTCTCCGGGGCCCTCAATGCCGGACTTCCCGTCATGTTTGACCGCGAGTTTGGCTTTCTCAACCGTCTGCTCGTCGCTCCCCTCAGCTCTCGCTACTCCATTGTCCTCGCCAGTGCCATCTATATCGTCACCCTCGCCCTCATTCAAACGGCTGCGATCATGATTGCCGGGATCTTTCTGGGGGCAGGATTTCCCAGTCTCCCTGGACTCGCTCTCATTACCCTGATTATTCTCCTGTTGGTTTTAGGGGTAACTGGAGTCAGTTTAGGCCTGAGCTTTGCCCTTCCTGGCCATATCGAACTGATCGCCGTCATTTTCGTGGTTAACTTGCCCCTCCTGTTTGCCAGTAGCGCCCTGGCTCCCCTCTCCTTTATGCCCCAGTGGTTACAAATTGTCTCTAGTCTCAATCCCCTCAGTTATGCCATTGAGCCGATTCGCTATCTTTATACTCATTCCGATTGGGGATTGGGTAGTATGGTAATGGCTGCTCCCTGGGGTGATATTTCCCTCGGAGGGTGTTTAGTGGTGCTATTGATCGTGGATGCGATCGCCCTCCTCGGAATTCAACCCCTACTGCGTCGTCGTTTATCCTAG
- the psb34 gene encoding photosystem II assembly protein Psb34, which produces MPYTTEEGGRLNNFAREPKVYQAEPPTQSQKTQYAIMGGIAAVFVGLLFFISFAVS; this is translated from the coding sequence ATGCCATATACCACAGAAGAAGGCGGCCGTCTCAACAACTTTGCTAGAGAGCCGAAAGTATATCAAGCAGAACCTCCAACCCAATCTCAAAAAACCCAATACGCAATTATGGGTGGTATCGCCGCAGTATTCGTAGGACTTCTCTTCTTTATTTCCTTTGCTGTTAGCTAG
- a CDS encoding PIN domain-containing protein codes for MDLKFIDTNVWLYRFFDDQRIEAQERQRKLKIATAITNQANLIISTQVINEISVNLIKKANFDETQVRAVIQSLYNRCQVVKFNLDILQSASDLRMSYSLSFWDSLIVASALAGGADILYSEDMQDGLRVSEQLNIVNPFESRELGCG; via the coding sequence ATGGACTTGAAGTTTATTGATACTAACGTTTGGCTTTATCGGTTCTTTGATGACCAACGAATAGAAGCTCAGGAAAGACAACGAAAGCTCAAGATTGCTACTGCGATTACTAACCAAGCGAATCTGATTATTAGTACCCAGGTCATTAATGAGATTTCAGTGAATCTAATTAAAAAAGCCAATTTTGATGAAACTCAAGTTAGAGCGGTGATTCAATCCCTGTATAATCGTTGTCAAGTGGTGAAATTTAATCTCGACATTCTACAATCTGCTTCTGATTTACGCATGAGTTATAGTCTCTCGTTTTGGGATAGTCTGATTGTGGCGAGTGCGTTAGCCGGTGGTGCAGATATTTTGTATTCTGAAGATATGCAAGATGGGTTAAGGGTTTCGGAGCAACTCAATATTGTTAATCCCTTTGAATCTAGGGAATTGGGGTGTGGTTAG